One Aegilops tauschii subsp. strangulata cultivar AL8/78 chromosome 2, Aet v6.0, whole genome shotgun sequence genomic window, TACTCCTCGGTAGAAAGTTAAAATAATAATTAATGAAAATTACtgtagaacaattgttctacggtTTCTGGGTAAAATAATAATTAAATGAAGCTCAAAAGGATAGCACTATTAGGGATGGAGATTTTAGGGAAGAGAAAAGAAGGCGTACCTTAGTAGAAAATTTCTTGAGCAAAGGTGCGGCGGCTAGGACTAAAAGTGTCCAGTCCATTTTATCAGTTTCCAAGTTGGAGAGATACAGAACTCTCAGGTTACTGAAGGCGGGGAAGAGCTGTCTCGAATCATCATAGTAGTAACGCAGATGTAGTGTTGAGAGGTTTATGTTGTGAAGGCAAGGAACATATCCAAACCGCAGTCTGGAGATCGGAGCGAAGTCATTGACGTCGTCACAAAAGAAGCGTTGTAGTTTTGGGACACTGGTCAGCTCAACTCCTCGGTAGAAAGAATCACAGATTTCCAAGGTCGAGAGCGAGGATGTCGGCGCGTCTATCTGTAGGACGGGGTGGGAGCTAGAGCCACAACGGCTCAAGGAAAGGAGCTCTAGTCGACTGCAAGTGTTGAGGAGATCCGAGATACCCGAGTCGCTGAAGCAAATATTTTGCAGGGTGAGGCTGGTTAGCCAACTGAAAGCAACGGGGCAAGCACCAAGGAAGGACATGAAGCGTCGTCCAAACATGGCGCGCTGCGCCTTGTTGACCCTCCTGGTGTCCACATCCGCCCGTATGGTGAATTCCAGAGGATtggctgtgctgccaccgctcTCGACAACTGCGTTTCCGATGGAGTGCAGGTAAGGGTCGGTGAGGTAAAACGTAAGGCACAAGCTCTTGATCCTCCGCTGTTCACTGGGGGCTAGCAACCACCTCGTGGCGTTGGTGTACGTCGTCATTATATCATCCACCGTGCGATCCGAAGCATGCGGTACCAAGTCAGCGACGTCGATGACGAGATCGGAGAGCAGACGAGGGACGCGCCTCCATCGTCTCGCTAGGGCGCCGATCCTGACGGCGGTCCCCATGTCGAGCAGATTGACGATAGCGAGGATTACATCGTCAGGCAGCGCGCTCAACCTGTCATGATCGACTCGTCCCACCCCCTTGCCCTGCTTAGCATATCATGATTAGGGCAATTATATGGAAACAGATCATCAAGGGGACGATTAAAGGACGGTTGAGTAACGTGAAGAGTGGTTAATTTTTTTTTTGGATAAAAAATAGTCGTCAATTTCACGCAAGGTTCGATGCACGGATTATAATTAATAACAAAGGTAACAGCTGGTAGTGTTCATTGTTTTACTTACATGGATAATCCCCATGACTGCGGATTGCGAATGGGAGCAGACAATGTCACCGCGCACGGCCGGCGATTAATCGCCTCCCTCTCTGCGACCTGTACGACGACTCAAGTACGCTAATCTTCGGGCTAAAACCTAATCCGCCCAAGATTTTAGGAATGAGGGCGTATATAGGATGATGGTACCACGGTGGCCATACCCAACACGATCAGATTCGTTCAGATCGAAACTCTCCAGCCTCACCACGAAACAGCCCCAACCGTGCGAAGCGGTGAATTCTTGCCTGGCGCTTCAGGCGAGCGCAACTATGTTTTTTGTTTTTCCAGGCGGCCGCGACTATGTCCTCCTATTCGACGACCTGCGCGCTCAGCCCCTCGCTCCTCCTCCACAGGCACGACcttgggccggcccagctgtggggtgagcccccctttttttttcctttttttcttttctgttatTTTTGCTTCTATAAGAAATAGAATTTTAAAAAATGGTCACTAATGCAAAACAAGTGttcaaaaattcacaaaaatgttcataatttccaaaaaaaaaaatactttttctggattttgactgaacattttataaattttcatgatattttttgtattttgatgaattcttttttatttttcattaACAAATTTTTAATTGCAATGAACAATatttaaattcaatgaactttttttgaatttaATGAACACATTTTGAATATGAGAACATATTTCGAATTCAATGAAAATTGTTTAATATGATGAATATTTTTTCATTTCAATGATTCTTCTATAATTGaagaacatttttttgaattcaatgaacatttttaatatgataaatatttttctaaaattcatgaacattttttattttgatgaacaaattctgaatttgaaaacaattttgaattctatgaatattttataaaatcatgaacatttcttAATATGATGAATTTTTGGATTCCGATGAACACATTTGAATTCGATGGAACAAATTGAATTTCAAAAACTGCTCAATGATTTGAAAAAAACATTtgaattcagaaaatgttcaccaatttaaaaaaatgttcctaGATTTCAGAAAATGCTCGTGAATTGGCAAAACCGAAAAAATATATATAGAAAagtaaaaaaagaaaataaaaaaggaaaaaaagataaCTAGAAGAGAAAGGAAAAAGATCAAAAAAATAGAAGAggaaaaatagaaagaaaaaaacacgaaaaagaaaagaaaaaccgaTTTCAGCCCCACGACCCACGCAccaaataggatatgtggtttTACTTCACGGAGATCAACTAACTAACTAGTGCTTGTTAGGGAGTCCCACAAGGGTCAGCTGGGGTGGACTGAGAGTGCTCTCAGCCGCCGCCATGTGCCGCACTTTGGGCGCTCcctt contains:
- the LOC109758038 gene encoding uncharacterized protein, with protein sequence MGTAVRIGALARRWRRVPRLLSDLVIDVADLVPHASDRTVDDIMTTYTNATRWLLAPSEQRRIKSLCLTFYLTDPYLHSIGNAVVESGGSTANPLEFTIRADVDTRRVNKAQRAMFGRRFMSFLGACPVAFSWLTSLTLQNICFSDSGISDLLNTCSRLELLSLSRCGSSSHPVLQIDAPTSSLSTLEICDSFYRGVELTSVPKLQRFFCDDVNDFAPISRLRFGYVPCLHNINLSTLHLRYYYDDSRQLFPAFSNLRVLYLSNLETDKMDWTLLVLAAAPLLKKFSTKL